A part of Gammaproteobacteria bacterium genomic DNA contains:
- the pdxA gene encoding 4-hydroxythreonine-4-phosphate dehydrogenase PdxA, whose amino-acid sequence MPEDKAAKRSVPRLLLTPGDPAGIGPDITIRIAQESFPAEIIVVADPVMLAARSSQLKLPLTLTECNLDSTPTASVAGTLKYYPVHLDAKVIPGKKSSSHAAYVIETLSIASSLCQQNRAQGVITGPVNKEVINHAGIPFTGHTEFFAQLTGVLATVMLFVAEGSEGRKDFLVALATTHLPLKAVSDAITQTKLRTILAILIEGLQRQFHFAHPKIAVCGLNPHAGEGGYLGNEEIEIITPTLKSFSKSAATLIGPVSADTIFTPRQLERFDAVLAMYHDQALPVVKYASFGHAVNVTLGLPFVRTSVDHGTAYDLAGTVNCDATSLLAAIRLAIKMVN is encoded by the coding sequence ATGCCTGAGGACAAAGCTGCAAAAAGGTCTGTACCCCGTCTATTATTAACACCGGGCGATCCTGCAGGCATCGGACCGGATATTACGATTCGTATCGCGCAAGAAAGTTTTCCTGCTGAAATCATTGTTGTTGCAGATCCTGTCATGCTGGCCGCACGAAGTTCGCAACTTAAATTGCCGCTCACTTTAACGGAATGCAACTTAGACTCAACTCCAACCGCATCAGTTGCCGGTACGCTCAAATATTATCCTGTTCATTTAGACGCTAAAGTTATACCGGGGAAAAAATCGTCTAGCCATGCAGCTTATGTCATTGAAACATTATCGATTGCAAGTTCGCTTTGTCAGCAGAATAGAGCACAAGGCGTCATTACCGGACCGGTAAATAAAGAAGTGATCAATCATGCTGGCATCCCATTTACTGGTCATACCGAATTCTTTGCGCAGTTGACTGGGGTCCTTGCAACCGTCATGTTATTTGTTGCGGAAGGTTCTGAAGGAAGGAAGGATTTCTTAGTAGCGCTTGCGACGACCCACCTGCCCTTAAAAGCAGTAAGCGATGCTATTACCCAAACTAAATTACGCACCATTCTTGCCATTTTAATTGAAGGTTTACAAAGACAATTTCATTTTGCTCATCCCAAAATTGCTGTATGTGGTTTGAATCCTCATGCAGGTGAAGGGGGCTATTTAGGCAATGAAGAAATTGAAATCATCACGCCTACCCTAAAATCTTTTTCAAAAAGCGCTGCAACTTTGATTGGCCCTGTTTCTGCTGATACGATTTTTACCCCGCGTCAGCTTGAACGTTTTGATGCGGTGCTTGCAATGTATCATGATCAAGCTTTACCCGTCGTGAAATACGCAAGCTTTGGTCATGCGGTGAATGTAACGTTGGGGTTACCTTTTGTTCGCACATCAGTTGATCATGGCACTGCTTATGATCTTGCGGGTACCGTAAATTGTGATGCAACAAGTTTACTTGCAGCGATTAGATTGGCGATTAAGATGGTTAATTAA
- a CDS encoding SurA N-terminal domain-containing protein, translated as MQKSIKNLMISMACCFACMSAFATQEQTLDKIVAVVNEDVVTKSELSHALDIVKLQGGAAYAQAFQDQNIRQRALEQLINKKLQLQLAKQAGVKITNKDLDEAIKNIAQQNHVSSETLYEKIKQEGIARNVYRDEIREQMMMNRIQRQELMARLTITPKEVDRYMVTLKAERTGPKAYRIVDILVPLADNVTEPDRNLAKTHALQIAASLKQGKPLSTIAGDEKAAGIAVQSEDLGFLHLTELPSAFASVVNKMVARDVSAPIETGNGFHVLQLAEIKQEGSQAILNRKDAQELLLQRKFEEAMQTWLSKLRSQAYIVMKT; from the coding sequence ATGCAAAAAAGTATAAAAAATTTAATGATAAGTATGGCTTGCTGTTTTGCTTGTATGAGCGCATTCGCTACCCAAGAACAAACGCTAGATAAAATTGTAGCTGTAGTTAATGAGGATGTTGTCACAAAATCAGAACTTTCGCATGCACTTGATATTGTGAAGTTGCAAGGCGGGGCCGCATATGCGCAAGCTTTTCAAGATCAAAATATTCGCCAAAGAGCACTCGAACAACTCATCAATAAAAAATTGCAATTACAACTTGCTAAGCAAGCCGGCGTCAAAATTACTAACAAAGATTTAGATGAAGCAATTAAAAACATTGCCCAACAAAATCATGTGAGTTCAGAAACCTTGTATGAGAAAATTAAACAAGAAGGGATCGCACGCAATGTTTATCGCGATGAAATTCGCGAACAAATGATGATGAACCGTATTCAACGTCAAGAATTGATGGCGCGATTAACTATTACACCGAAGGAAGTCGATCGATACATGGTGACTTTAAAAGCCGAACGCACTGGCCCCAAAGCTTATCGCATAGTTGATATCTTAGTTCCACTTGCTGACAATGTAACCGAACCTGATCGGAACCTTGCAAAAACGCATGCTCTGCAAATCGCGGCATCTTTAAAACAAGGTAAACCTTTATCCACCATTGCCGGGGACGAAAAAGCTGCAGGCATTGCAGTACAAAGTGAAGACTTAGGTTTCCTCCATCTCACCGAATTACCTTCCGCATTTGCCTCAGTCGTTAATAAAATGGTTGCAAGAGATGTTTCCGCTCCAATTGAAACAGGGAACGGGTTTCATGTTTTACAACTTGCTGAAATTAAACAAGAAGGCAGTCAAGCTATTTTGAATCGCAAAGATGCGCAAGAATTATTACTGCAACGCAAGTTTGAAGAAGCAATGCAAACCTGGTTATCCAAATTGCGTAGCCAAGCTTACATCGTCATGAAAACTTAG
- a CDS encoding TolC family outer membrane protein: protein MKISWKKKCLLIFSFCALWHAEVFAADLLDVYKQALLSDPIFQQAISQRLVTKTGVPISFAAILPNISAQFNPTVTRTGFSGSFFQVDGDTGIPLTPRNNTARAYTLALNLNQTVFDFAQFAAIAQQISFSKGADATLNAALQDLMIRVANAYFIILKDEDDLRFAGATKRAYHAQLSQVRQQYQVGLKTITEVYIAQASYDSAVANEIAIQNRLANDKENLRVITGLYYPNLAYLSEAFPLVIPFPQNMEAWVNIAECQNWNIIAAQYNVNAARTNVKQQFAGHLPTVALQATMDRFYVLNINGYNSLINRNGPGTQTDRSIGFNIQLPIFSGGLVNAQTDQAKYQFQVAQQQLEQTLRDSINQARQSYHGTISGISQIKADKQTIKSTISSLQGMEASYQVGTETLVNVLNQQEKVFQAQTEYAKDRYDFVMSILRLKQAAGTLGFNDLIAVNRWLIERGRKRKHRS from the coding sequence ATGAAGATAAGCTGGAAAAAAAAATGTCTCCTTATTTTCTCATTTTGTGCTCTTTGGCATGCTGAGGTTTTTGCCGCTGATTTACTGGATGTTTATAAGCAAGCTCTTTTAAGTGATCCTATTTTTCAGCAAGCCATTTCCCAGCGCCTTGTGACCAAAACGGGCGTACCCATTAGTTTTGCTGCAATCTTGCCAAATATTTCGGCGCAATTTAATCCTACTGTTACACGGACAGGATTTTCAGGATCTTTTTTCCAGGTTGATGGTGACACAGGCATTCCTTTAACACCGCGGAATAATACTGCTCGGGCTTACACACTTGCTTTAAACTTGAATCAAACCGTATTTGACTTTGCACAATTTGCAGCGATTGCCCAACAAATATCCTTTTCTAAAGGCGCGGATGCCACGCTCAATGCCGCGTTACAAGATTTAATGATCCGAGTTGCTAATGCGTATTTTATTATTTTAAAAGATGAAGACGACTTGCGTTTTGCGGGCGCAACCAAACGAGCTTATCATGCGCAGCTTTCGCAAGTTCGCCAACAATATCAAGTGGGTTTAAAAACCATTACAGAAGTTTACATTGCGCAAGCTTCTTATGATTCAGCCGTAGCCAATGAAATCGCTATTCAAAATCGATTGGCGAATGATAAAGAAAATTTGCGCGTTATTACCGGTCTTTATTATCCCAATCTTGCTTACTTAAGCGAAGCATTTCCACTTGTTATTCCTTTCCCCCAAAATATGGAAGCATGGGTTAACATTGCTGAATGTCAAAATTGGAATATTATTGCTGCTCAGTATAACGTCAATGCAGCACGCACGAATGTAAAGCAACAATTCGCCGGTCATCTTCCTACGGTAGCTTTGCAAGCTACGATGGATCGCTTTTACGTTCTCAATATTAATGGTTACAATTCTTTAATTAATCGCAATGGTCCTGGTACCCAAACAGATCGGAGTATCGGTTTTAACATTCAATTGCCCATCTTTTCTGGCGGTTTGGTTAATGCACAAACCGATCAAGCCAAATATCAATTTCAAGTTGCACAACAACAATTAGAACAAACGCTAAGGGATAGCATTAACCAGGCACGTCAAAGTTATCACGGCACGATTTCAGGTATCAGTCAAATCAAAGCCGACAAGCAAACCATCAAATCTACGATCAGTTCGCTACAAGGCATGGAAGCAAGTTATCAAGTCGGCACAGAAACCTTAGTCAATGTACTGAATCAGCAAGAAAAAGTGTTTCAAGCACAAACGGAATATGCGAAAGATCGATATGATTTTGTGATGAGTATTTTGAGACTCAAACAAGCGGCAGGGACACTCGGCTTTAATGATTTAATCGCAGTGAATCGTTGGTTGATTGAGCGGGGTCGAAAAAGAAAACATCGATCTTAA
- a CDS encoding PaaI family thioesterase, with amino-acid sequence MIWKVKFDLKALNDRALNTMSDFLGITFIDFGDDFLVAKMPINERTLQPAGIMHGGASCTLAESIGSTGANLSVDPTQFYCVGLDININHIRAVQHGEVIATTKPFHLGKSTQVWAIEIKNTEGKLVSVSRLTMSVLKK; translated from the coding sequence ATGATTTGGAAAGTTAAATTCGACTTGAAGGCTTTAAATGATCGTGCGCTCAATACCATGTCTGATTTTTTGGGCATTACTTTTATCGATTTTGGCGATGATTTTCTTGTAGCAAAAATGCCTATCAATGAACGCACGCTTCAACCTGCCGGTATCATGCATGGGGGGGCATCTTGTACGCTTGCGGAATCAATTGGTAGCACAGGGGCTAATTTAAGCGTGGATCCTACGCAATTTTATTGCGTTGGGCTTGATATTAATATTAATCATATCCGTGCGGTTCAGCATGGCGAAGTCATTGCGACTACTAAACCTTTTCACCTTGGCAAGAGCACGCAAGTTTGGGCCATTGAAATTAAAAATACTGAAGGAAAATTAGTTTCGGTGAGTCGATTAACGATGTCAGTCTTGAAAAAATAA
- a CDS encoding zinc dependent phospholipase C family protein has protein sequence MKKVWIVYLFFMFTCLSSVYAAGGITHMYLSQEAVKQLPDPTLRELLLENFDAYLVGSYYPDSGYISGTTHGEVSHWDPFIDAFAKYIKDTYPNPIKSNPRLIAFLFGCASHRVADEIIHRTFYPIVAEHDFKNDRNQAHGHGDAGIDLLLNLDRNLWTLAPLRWWVPVHDLLAIYERMKEPGITAHQIKWGNAALMIAGFTERLIALPSYPYLKLRMPWTAKHYFLHPVGGLEMITKKISLYQMDLWHQFKDTSLVKHPP, from the coding sequence ATGAAAAAGGTATGGATAGTTTATCTTTTTTTTATGTTCACCTGTCTGTCTTCTGTTTATGCTGCCGGTGGCATCACGCATATGTATTTGTCTCAGGAAGCCGTTAAACAATTACCTGACCCCACCTTACGTGAATTATTATTAGAAAATTTTGATGCGTATTTAGTCGGATCCTACTATCCCGATTCAGGCTATATCTCAGGAACAACTCATGGTGAAGTTTCGCATTGGGACCCTTTTATCGATGCCTTTGCAAAATATATTAAAGATACTTATCCCAATCCGATCAAAAGTAATCCCCGGTTAATTGCCTTTTTATTTGGTTGTGCATCGCACCGTGTCGCCGATGAAATTATTCATCGTACCTTCTACCCCATTGTTGCTGAACATGATTTTAAAAATGATAGAAACCAAGCCCATGGACATGGTGATGCAGGAATTGATTTGCTTCTTAATCTTGATCGTAACTTATGGACACTTGCACCGCTCCGTTGGTGGGTTCCCGTACACGATTTATTAGCCATTTATGAAAGGATGAAAGAACCTGGCATTACGGCCCATCAAATTAAATGGGGTAATGCAGCCCTCATGATTGCAGGGTTCACTGAACGCCTCATTGCTTTACCTTCTTACCCATACCTTAAACTTCGTATGCCCTGGACTGCAAAACATTACTTTTTGCATCCTGTCGGTGGGCTAGAAATGATTACGAAAAAAATTAGCCTTTATCAAATGGATTTATGGCATCAATTTAAGGATACGAGCCTGGTCAAACATCCCCCCTAA
- a CDS encoding LPS-assembly protein LptD codes for MLSQKKLKYASLLLLIILFSVGLSLYAQTNESQTSSLARNAIAKELGWIQNNQNYCGGYYLEEAFIPDHTRPAHSVKVTGDEGLLSPKRTSILEGKVTLTRRDQQMTANKAYVYRDPITQKLSAVEMIGDVHLREQNTLVISKKGRYTVETEAKSLMDIIYRTTLLPKTDLLPVPPTEHHVLGLTAWGHAEEFAQNKPNVYELNEATFSTCPPRNPAWQIKANSILLDKNTGRGSAKGAQLFVKSVPVLYLPYFSFSIDKQRKSGFLWPRPGTKNQWGPYLLTPFYWDMAPNYDMTLMPAYLAKRGFMISDNFRYITALRAGTLNLSIVPNDRAFKAFQRSSSVDEQYTQSSNPVVQAELNRLLNASPTRIGFFLRDDARYNEHWSSHIDFNYASDDYYLRNFGSNLNEIMQNQLLQEGDIFYKSEHWNFTGRLQAYQTLHPINNSPVLNSYRRVPQLVLNGNYPNQLFGLEYFINTEITNFSFIKTPGTDTVSPVGQRLHMQPGISLPYYMPYFFINPRLQLALTQYSLKQTEGTVPNDIHRVIPIFDLSTGLSFNREATFLNFAFRQTLEPQIYYTYIPYHKQSNIPTFDTSVNTLVYDQIFNYNRFSGIDRIGDANQLGLGLTTRLIDQLTGVEKVRFGIGEIVYFAKRRVTLCNDDTCTDNPSNASNDWRLSPLSSVLNYAINWNWNASANVLWNPISKQLNNATLGLHYQTDNNHIINLGYTYAFNGDVLSGVVTPGSQNNLKVTDFSFSWPAPFLNNLTMLGLWSQDFNRRHLQNLFYGIQYDTCCWAVRMVASRAFLGINPNKNNTTKYSNDFYIQFSLKGIGNIGDNAPRLSTISGYNPQFGQDI; via the coding sequence ATGTTAAGTCAAAAAAAGTTAAAGTATGCTTCCTTGCTGTTACTCATTATTTTGTTTTCTGTGGGCTTATCCCTCTATGCACAAACCAACGAATCCCAAACTTCAAGTTTAGCACGCAATGCGATTGCCAAAGAGTTAGGCTGGATTCAAAACAATCAGAATTATTGCGGGGGATATTATTTAGAAGAAGCATTTATTCCCGATCATACCAGACCTGCCCATTCTGTCAAAGTAACAGGCGATGAAGGCTTACTCTCACCGAAACGCACTTCCATTTTAGAAGGGAAAGTGACGCTGACGCGCCGAGACCAGCAAATGACGGCTAATAAAGCTTACGTTTATCGCGATCCCATCACCCAAAAACTGAGTGCCGTCGAAATGATTGGCGATGTTCACCTTCGAGAACAAAACACTTTAGTGATCAGTAAAAAGGGGCGATATACCGTTGAGACTGAAGCTAAATCCCTTATGGATATCATCTACCGCACGACGCTTCTACCCAAAACTGATTTGTTACCGGTTCCGCCTACAGAACACCATGTTCTAGGTTTAACAGCCTGGGGTCACGCCGAGGAATTTGCCCAAAATAAGCCGAACGTGTATGAGCTAAATGAAGCAACTTTTAGTACGTGTCCACCGCGCAACCCCGCTTGGCAAATTAAAGCAAACTCAATTTTATTGGATAAAAACACGGGACGCGGATCTGCTAAGGGTGCGCAATTGTTTGTTAAGAGTGTGCCCGTGCTTTATTTACCCTACTTCAGCTTCTCTATTGATAAGCAGCGTAAAAGTGGTTTTTTATGGCCCCGCCCTGGCACGAAGAACCAATGGGGGCCTTATCTACTAACCCCTTTTTATTGGGATATGGCACCCAACTATGATATGACCTTGATGCCGGCCTATCTTGCTAAACGCGGCTTCATGATTTCAGACAATTTCCGTTATATTACAGCGCTGCGTGCAGGCACCCTTAACCTAAGTATTGTTCCCAATGATCGAGCCTTTAAGGCTTTTCAACGTTCGAGTAGTGTGGATGAGCAATATACTCAATCGTCAAACCCTGTCGTGCAAGCGGAACTTAACCGACTTCTCAACGCAAGCCCGACGCGTATCGGCTTCTTTTTACGCGATGATGCACGATACAACGAGCATTGGTCGAGTCACATTGATTTTAATTATGCAAGTGATGATTACTACTTACGCAACTTTGGTAGTAATTTAAATGAAATTATGCAAAATCAATTATTACAAGAAGGAGATATTTTTTATAAAAGTGAACATTGGAATTTTACGGGTCGACTGCAAGCTTACCAGACGCTTCATCCGATCAATAACTCGCCCGTCCTTAATTCCTACCGACGCGTTCCGCAACTTGTTCTAAATGGTAATTATCCAAATCAACTTTTTGGTTTAGAATATTTTATCAACACAGAAATTACCAATTTTAGTTTTATAAAAACGCCGGGTACAGATACTGTTTCCCCTGTCGGCCAGCGATTGCATATGCAACCGGGTATAAGCTTACCGTATTACATGCCTTATTTTTTTATCAATCCGCGTCTTCAACTTGCACTCACCCAATATAGTTTGAAGCAAACGGAAGGCACTGTACCCAACGACATTCATCGTGTTATCCCAATTTTTGATCTTTCCACAGGATTGTCTTTTAACCGTGAAGCAACTTTCTTAAACTTTGCGTTTCGCCAAACGTTAGAACCGCAAATTTACTACACTTATATCCCCTATCATAAGCAAAGTAATATCCCGACTTTTGACACAAGCGTCAATACGCTAGTCTATGACCAAATTTTTAATTATAACCGTTTCAGTGGCATTGATCGTATCGGAGATGCGAACCAACTAGGCTTGGGTTTAACAACGCGTTTGATTGATCAATTAACTGGCGTAGAAAAAGTCCGTTTTGGAATAGGCGAAATTGTTTATTTTGCTAAGCGTCGTGTCACCCTTTGTAATGATGACACTTGTACGGACAATCCTTCAAATGCGAGCAACGATTGGCGGCTTTCACCCCTATCCTCCGTTCTGAATTACGCAATCAACTGGAATTGGAATGCAAGCGCCAACGTTTTATGGAACCCTATTTCAAAGCAACTGAACAACGCAACACTCGGTTTACATTATCAAACTGATAATAATCACATCATCAACTTGGGTTACACCTATGCTTTCAATGGGGATGTTCTCTCCGGCGTCGTGACCCCTGGATCCCAAAATAACTTAAAAGTAACGGATTTTTCGTTTTCCTGGCCTGCACCTTTTTTGAACAATCTTACGATGCTGGGGTTGTGGAGTCAGGACTTTAATCGGCGTCATTTGCAGAATTTATTTTATGGGATACAATATGACACATGCTGTTGGGCTGTAAGGATGGTCGCCTCCCGTGCCTTTTTAGGCATTAACCCCAATAAAAATAATACGACAAAGTACAGTAACGATTTTTACATCCAGTTTTCCCTAAAAGGCATCGGCAACATCGGTGATAATGCACCTCGGTTAAGCACCATTTCTGGATACAATCCTCAATTTGGGCAGGATATTTAA